In a genomic window of Festucalex cinctus isolate MCC-2025b chromosome 11, RoL_Fcin_1.0, whole genome shotgun sequence:
- the galnt3 gene encoding polypeptide N-acetylgalactosaminyltransferase 3, which produces MLGLQFKTSLCLHPRRMTILRRVLRRRLHPLKLVAVVLVFVTFVFFIQWEVESQSSREDPWLKDIKEKRNSMLGMVMGAVHNLRDAMPKMQIRAPVHQKHSAIGAPCLLGRYTAAELKPALERPPQDPLAPGAAGKPFRVDSLDPAEQKKKEAGEAKHCFNLYASDRISLSRDLGADTRPPECIEQTFKRCPPLPTTSVIIVFHNEAWSTLLRTVYSVLHTSPAILLKEIILVDDASVDDVLKDELDEYVKPLSIVRVVRQVERKGLITARLLGASVATGDTLTFLDAHCECFHGWLEPLLARIAANSTAVVSPDISTIDLNTFEFMKPSPYGQNHNRGNFDWGLSFGWEGLPDHEKKRRKDETYPIKTPTFAGGLFSISKEYFYHIGSYDEEMEIWGGENIEMSFRVWQCGGQLEIIPCSVVGHVFRTKSPHTFPKGTQVIARNQVRLAEVWMDEYKEIFYRRNQQAGQMAKDKSFGDVSKRLELRERLHCKNFSWYLKNVYPEVFMPDLNPLRSGAMKNMGKDSCLDAGENNDGGKPLIMYPCHGMGGNQYFEYSTYHDMRHNIQKELCLHGAEGAVKLEACQYKGGNTAVGPEQKWELQDNLLVYMPGKNMCLSARLENPALAPCDPSDKYQLWSFV; this is translated from the exons atg TTGGGACTGCAGTTTAAAACCAGCCTGTGTCTCCACCCAAGAAGAATGACAATACTGCGCAGAGTGCTCCGGCGACGACTGCACCCTCTCAAACTGGTCGCAGTGGTCCTGGTCTTTGTCACGTTTGTGTTCTTCATACAATGGGAAGTGGAAAGCCAAAGTTCACGGGAGGACCCGTGGCTAAAGGACATCAAAGAGAAGCGGAATAGCATGCTGGGCATGGTGATGGGAGCGGTTCATAACTTGAGGGACGCCATGCCAAAGATGCAGATCCGAGCGCCCGTGCATCAGAAGCACAGCGCGATCGGCGCGCCCTGTTTGCTGGGTCGCTACACGGCGGCGGAGCTCAAGCCGGCCTTGGAGAGGCCTCCCCAGGACCCGCTCGCTCCCGGTGCCGCTGGCAAGCCCTTCCGCGTGGACTCCCTGGACCCGGCGGAACAGAAGAAAAAAGAGGCGGGCGAGGCGAAGCACTGCTTCAATCTGTACGCCAGCGATCGCATCTCCCTGAGCCGAGACCTGGGCGCAGACACGAGACCGCCAGA ATGTATTGAGCAAACCTTCAAGCGATGCCCGCCCTTACCAACCACCAGCGTGATCATCGTGTTTCACAATGAGGCCTGGAGCACCCTGCTAAGGACGGTGTACAGCGTCCTGCATACGTCCCCTGCCATCCTCCTCAAGGAGATTATCCTGGTGGACGACGCCAGTGTTGACG ATGTGCTGAAGGACGAGCTGGACGAGTACGTGAAACCACTGAGTATCGTACGGGTCGTCCGGCAAGTAGAGAGGAAAGGCCTCATTACCGCTCGGTTATTGGGCGCATCTGTGGCCACCGGTGACACGCTCACTTTTCTGGACGCCCATT GCGAATGCTTTCACGGATGGCTGGAGCCACTGCTTGCCAGGATAGCGGCGAACTCGACTGCAGTGGTCAGTCCTGACATATCGACCATCGACCTCAACACCTTTGAGTTTATGAAGCCGTCCCCGTACGGCCAGAACCACAACCGGGGTAACTTTGACTGGGGCTTGTCCTTTGGATGGGAGGGTCTTCCGGATCatgagaaaaagaggaggaaggATGAAACGTACCCAATTAA GACTCCCACATTTGCCGGAGGACTGTTTTCCATCTCGAAGGAATATTTCTACCACATCGGAAGCTATGATGAGGAAATGGAAATCTGGGGTGGCGAAAATATTGAAATGTCTTTCAGG GTCTGGCAGTGCGGCGGACAGCTGGAGATCATCCCGTGCTCCGTCGTCGGCCACGTTTTCCGCACCAAGAGTCCCCATACTTTTCCCAAGGGCACACAGGTGATCGCCCGCAACCAAGTCCGACTGGCCGAAGTCTGGATGGACGAGTATAAGGAGATCTTCTACCGCCGTAACCAGCAAGCAGGGCAGATGGCCAAAGAT aaaaGCTTTGGCGACGTCTCAAAGCGACTCGAACTCCGTGAGCGTCTGCATTGCAAAAACTTCTCCTGGTATTTGAAGAACGTCTACCCAGAAGTCTTCATGCCCGACCTGAACCCTCTGCGCTCTGGCGCG ATGAAAAATATGGGCAAGGACTCGTGTCTGGACGCGGGTGAGAACAATGACGGGGGCAAACCACTGATCATGTACCCATGTCACGGAATGGGAGGGAACCAG TATTTTGAATACTCCACGTATCACGATATGCGACACAACATCCAGAAGGAGCTGTGTTTGCATGGAGCGGAAGGGGCTGTCAAGCTGGAGGCTTGCCAGTATAAAGGCGGGAACACGGCGGTCGGACCCGAACAAAAGTGGGAGCTGCAGGAT AACCTGTTAGTCTACATGCCCGGAAAGAACATGTGTCTGAGTGCTCGTTTGGAGAATCCCGCCCTGGCTCCCTGCGACCCCTCGGACAAATACCAGCTATGGTCCTTCGTCTGA